A DNA window from Pogona vitticeps strain Pit_001003342236 chromosome 2, PviZW2.1, whole genome shotgun sequence contains the following coding sequences:
- the LOC110087267 gene encoding uncharacterized protein LOC110087267 isoform X2 has translation MTMAKAVSAQIEQDLLASDQGSLYREVMQESYNTIFMASPLQTSELLAHLERRQEAWDPDLQNSSDPSTAEGLDKQGLKTWTETGNWWNSYRSPVSVPSSDSSSSDDDSTSEKEEERNVQRESPRVAKPRAALLGKCDASHWKEEAGKSWHGPLPGGIWQADQNDRDFVRNRSSQQKNELGEIQHVCCECGKSFSRKSSLNRHLKIHSGERPYKCSICGKSFLERSRLTIHTRRVHNTKSPSEGEPYECSDCGEILATRTLFSDHQRMHTGEMTYPCPDCEKSYTEERYLVRHLMAVHSGAHLFKCPDCGRGFMKEKELVMHQSMNHVEDHRYLGPDIGENEREKWSLMKHQRLHVGELSCQGPQCHKSYGENKASTHCGADETGKLLEHLKHEAHFGTNLSHAMDRGDDTGYVYMCPDCGRGFRNEKCFANHRRMHMQEQQYKQVVEGNAFKEEMAGNQVVHMNLKCETCFDCGKPICTNSELALQPKTEVQENLHPCPDCGKIFRDTRCFANHQRMHASEPSGNITHHEVFGEGELPAGQLETSLKERGYECSSCKRAYTTHYNLRRHQQIHPECRSNKSCSQGKGLACKRSLTEIQKTQVKGPLHQHKCSYCGKVFKAKSVLYRHQQIHIKGKPYKCNVCGKAFAHRYTLAHHQESHIEERLYQHKCSFCRKAFRTQSSLRRHQQLHMGTKPYSCSICGKAFSYRYALTHHQEIHVEGQFYKCTFCWKSFRTNYSLNRHKRIHMDTRSYQCSVCGKVFGTKYSLFRHQDMHEKRNASNLSGVGKDFGGSSNLAQDPAGGAENNSNNWSGNLALPGHQEVQREGKDPECLENVGGPTYAKPEPTQVKEHAVLRSECETTFTDNLKLPKDQVSHINEHVNKWFEKSMSFKHHGLDMGGDAPGCSGNVGGSTLAEPQNRPMKENYMKGMEGDQTFSEGTLPTKDQASCTGGNVNQWMDGSVSSGHQEVHTGENLSACSENGGNFIANLTLTKHQSTNLGENSMERLDGRKNIKNSSSHTGCQRVIKDKKRHTCSDCGKSCRDKYSLTRHQRIHSSERPYQCHICNKTFRLSKDLARHQTTHSDLRPYLCTECGKCFKTKSAIVKHQKAHKGEKPYCCSYCGKRVTTSSILRCHLRIHTGERPYKCAVCDKGYMTGSSLKKHLETHFKNELRGSHGINQVNQIS, from the exons ATGACAATGGCCAAAGCAGTATCAGCTCAG ATAGAGCAGGATCTCTTGGCCTCTGATCAAGGAAGCCTCTACAGAGAAGTGATGCAAGAGAGCTACAACACCATTTTTATGG CTTCTCCTCTTCAAACATCTGAACTGCTTGCCCATCtggaaagaaggcaagaggcCTGGGATCCGGATCTCCAGAACTCCAGCGATCCTTCCACTGCTGAAGGGCTAGATAAACAAGGACTAAAAACCTGGACAGAGACAGGAAACTGGTGGAATTCCTACCGGAGTCCTGTGAGCGTGCCGAGTTCCGATTCATCTAGTTCAG ATGACGATTCAACCAgcgagaaagaagaagaaagaaacgtTCAGCGGGAAAGCCCCAGGGTGGCCAAGCCCCGTGCAGCTCTCTTGGGTAAATGTGATGCCAGTCACTGGAAAGAAGAAGCTGGGAAGAGTTGGCATGGCCCGTTGCCGGGTGGCATTTGGCAAGCTGACCAAAATGACAGAGACTTTGTTCGAAACAGAAGCAGCCAGCAAAAAAACGAGTTGGGAGAAATCCAGCACGTATGCTGTgaatgcgggaagagcttcagcaGGAAATCATCACTCAACCGGCATCTCAAAATCCACAGCGGAGAGAGACCTTACAAATGCTCCATCTGTGGCAAAAGTTTCCTGGAGAGGTCCAGGCTGACTATCCACACCCGAAGAGTGCACAATACAAAATCTCCTTCGGAAGGGGAACCCTACGAATGCTCAGACTGCGGCGAGATTTTGGCCACAAGAACCCTTTTCAGTGATCATCAGAGAATGCACACCGGTGAAATGACCTATCCGTGCCCTGACTGTGAGAAAAGCTACACAGAGGAGAGATACCTGGTGAGGCACCTGATGGCTGTACATTCAGGAGCCCATCTCTTTAAATGCCCTGATTGTGGGAGAGGCTTCATGAAGGAGAAAGAACTTGTGATGCATCAGTCCATGAACCACGTGGAGGACCATCGGTACTTGGGTCCTGACATCGGGGAGAATGAGCGGGAGAAATGGTCCCTAATGAAACACCAGAGGCTGCACGTGGGGGAGCTTTCTTGTCAGGGCCCACAATGCCACAAGAGCTATGGGGAGAACAAAGCCTCCACCCATTGTGGAGCAGATGAAACAGGGAAGCTTCTGGAACACCTAAAGCATGAAGCACACTTTGGAACAAATCTGTCTCATGCCATGGATAGAGGAGACGACACAGGGTATGTCTATATGTGCCCTGATTGTGGAAGAGGGTTCAGGAATGAGAAATGCTTTGCTAACCATAGAAGGATGCACATGCAAGAGCAACAGTATAAACAGGTAGTTGAAGGGAATGCCTTCAAAGAAGAAATGGCTGGAAATCAGGTCGTCCACATGAATTTGAAGTGCGAGACGTGCTTTGACTGTGGAAAGCCCATCTGTACCAATTCAGAGCTGGCCCTGCAGCCGAAGACCGAAGTGCAAGAAAATCTCCATCCCTGCCCTGATTGTGGGAAGATCTTCAGAGACACCCGATGCTTTGCTAACCATCAGCGAATGCATGCAAGTGAACCATCAGGAAACATCACCCATCATGAGGTCTTTGGGGAAGGAGAACTGCCTGCTGGCCAGCTGGAGACCTCTCTGAAGGAGAGGGGCTATGAATGCTCTAGCTGCAAGAGAGCCTACACGACTCATTATAACCTCAGGCGGCATCAGCAAATCCACCCAGAATGCAGATCCAACAAAAGCTGTAGCCAGGGGAAGGGGTTGGCCTGTAAAAGGTCCCTCACTGAGATCCAGAAGACTCAAGTCAAAGGGCCGCTCCATCAGCACAAATGCTCCTATTGTGGGAAAGTGTTCAAAGCAAAAAGCGTCCTCTATCGGCACCAGCAAATCCACATAAAAGGTAAGCCCTATAAATGCAATGTCTGTGGGAAAGCTTTTGCGCACAGATACACTCTCGCTCATCATCAGGAATCCCACATTGAAGAGAGACTCTATCAGCATAAATGCTCTTTCTGCAGGAAAGCGTTCAGAACCCAGTCATCGCTTCGTAGACACCAGCAGCTGCACATGGGTACCAAACCTTATTCATGCAGCATCTGTGGGAAAGCCTTTAGCTACAGATATGCCCTTACTCATCACCAGGAAATCCACGTGGAAGGGCAGTTCTACAAATGCACATTCTGTTGGAAATCCTTCCGCACCAATTATTCTCTCAACAGACACAAGCGCATCCACATGGACACAAGGTCTTATCAGTGTTCTGTCTGTGGGAAAGTTTTTGGGACCAAATATTCCCTCTTTAGGCATCAGGATATGcatgagaaaagaaatgcaagTAATTTATCTGGTGTTGGAAAAGATTTTGGTGGCAGCTCAAATCTGGCTCAGGATCCAGCTGGTGGTGCAGAAAACAATTCTAACAATTGGTCTGGCAATTTGGCTCTTCCTGGACATCAAGAAGTCCAGAGGGAAGGAAAGGACCCTGAATGTTTGGAGAATGTAGGCGGCCCCACCTATGCTAAACCCGAGCCCACCCAGGTAAAAGAACATGCTGTTCTAAGGTCAGAGTGTGAGACAACCTTCACAGACAACTTGAAGCTTCCTAAAGACCAAGTTAGCCACATTAACGAACATGTTAATAAATGGTTTGAAAAATCAATGTCCTTTAAGCATCATGGACTTGACATGGGAGGAGATGCCCCTGGATGCTCTGGAAATGTGGGTGGCTCGACCCTTGCCGAACCTCAAAACAGACCCATGAAAGAAAATTACATGAAAGGTATGGAGGGCGACCAAACTTTCAGTGAAGGCACATTACCCACTAAAGACCAAGCTAGCTGTACAGGAGGGAATGTCAACCAGTGGATGGATGGTTCTGTCTCCTCAGGACATCAGGAGGTCCATACAGGAGAAAATCTTTCTGCGTGCTCTGAGAATGGAGGAAACTTTATTGCCAACTTAACTCTTACTAAGCATCAGAGCACCAACTTAGGAGAAAATTCTATGGAAAGGCTGGATGGGAGGAAAAACATCAAGAACAGCTCAAGCCACACCGGCTGTCAGAGAGTAATCAAGGACAAGAAAAGACATACCTGCTCTGACTGCGGGAAATCCTGCCGAGATAAATATTCTCTCACTAGGCATCAAAGAATCCACAGCTCAGAGAGGCCATATCAGTGCCATATATGTAACAAAACGTTCCGCCTCTCCAAAGACCTTGCAAGGCACCAGACCACCCACTCAGATCTTAGACCATATTTATGCACCgaatgtggaaaatgcttcaAGACGAAATCCGCCATTGTCAAACACCAGAAGGCCCACAAAGGGGAGAAGCCCTATTGCTGTTCTTACTGTGGCAAAAGGGTCACAACAAGCTCCATTCTTCGTTGTCACCTGAGAATCCACACCGGAGAAAGGCCGTACAAGTGTGCGGTGTGCGACAAAGGTTATATGACAGGGTCTTCCCTTAAAAAACATTTggagacacattttaaaaatgaactccgAGGCTCCCATGGTATAAATCAGGTTAATCAGATTTCTTAA
- the LOC110087267 gene encoding uncharacterized protein LOC110087267 isoform X1 produces the protein MTMAKAVSAQIEQDLLASDQGSLYREVMQESYNTIFMASPLQTSELLAHLERRQEAWDPDLQNSSDPSTAEGLDKQGLKTWTETGNWWNSYRSPVSVPSSDSSSSGQEGGDQPSLPEEGIPQPGSSHREGPLLHSHQTCLRGQWTTRRTSPEDLRGVEKAHMGSYDDDSTSEKEEERNVQRESPRVAKPRAALLGKCDASHWKEEAGKSWHGPLPGGIWQADQNDRDFVRNRSSQQKNELGEIQHVCCECGKSFSRKSSLNRHLKIHSGERPYKCSICGKSFLERSRLTIHTRRVHNTKSPSEGEPYECSDCGEILATRTLFSDHQRMHTGEMTYPCPDCEKSYTEERYLVRHLMAVHSGAHLFKCPDCGRGFMKEKELVMHQSMNHVEDHRYLGPDIGENEREKWSLMKHQRLHVGELSCQGPQCHKSYGENKASTHCGADETGKLLEHLKHEAHFGTNLSHAMDRGDDTGYVYMCPDCGRGFRNEKCFANHRRMHMQEQQYKQVVEGNAFKEEMAGNQVVHMNLKCETCFDCGKPICTNSELALQPKTEVQENLHPCPDCGKIFRDTRCFANHQRMHASEPSGNITHHEVFGEGELPAGQLETSLKERGYECSSCKRAYTTHYNLRRHQQIHPECRSNKSCSQGKGLACKRSLTEIQKTQVKGPLHQHKCSYCGKVFKAKSVLYRHQQIHIKGKPYKCNVCGKAFAHRYTLAHHQESHIEERLYQHKCSFCRKAFRTQSSLRRHQQLHMGTKPYSCSICGKAFSYRYALTHHQEIHVEGQFYKCTFCWKSFRTNYSLNRHKRIHMDTRSYQCSVCGKVFGTKYSLFRHQDMHEKRNASNLSGVGKDFGGSSNLAQDPAGGAENNSNNWSGNLALPGHQEVQREGKDPECLENVGGPTYAKPEPTQVKEHAVLRSECETTFTDNLKLPKDQVSHINEHVNKWFEKSMSFKHHGLDMGGDAPGCSGNVGGSTLAEPQNRPMKENYMKGMEGDQTFSEGTLPTKDQASCTGGNVNQWMDGSVSSGHQEVHTGENLSACSENGGNFIANLTLTKHQSTNLGENSMERLDGRKNIKNSSSHTGCQRVIKDKKRHTCSDCGKSCRDKYSLTRHQRIHSSERPYQCHICNKTFRLSKDLARHQTTHSDLRPYLCTECGKCFKTKSAIVKHQKAHKGEKPYCCSYCGKRVTTSSILRCHLRIHTGERPYKCAVCDKGYMTGSSLKKHLETHFKNELRGSHGINQVNQIS, from the exons ATGACAATGGCCAAAGCAGTATCAGCTCAG ATAGAGCAGGATCTCTTGGCCTCTGATCAAGGAAGCCTCTACAGAGAAGTGATGCAAGAGAGCTACAACACCATTTTTATGG CTTCTCCTCTTCAAACATCTGAACTGCTTGCCCATCtggaaagaaggcaagaggcCTGGGATCCGGATCTCCAGAACTCCAGCGATCCTTCCACTGCTGAAGGGCTAGATAAACAAGGACTAAAAACCTGGACAGAGACAGGAAACTGGTGGAATTCCTACCGGAGTCCTGTGAGCGTGCCGAGTTCCGATTCATCTAGTTCAG GACAAGAAGGAGGGGACCAACCTAGCCTCCCAgaggagggcattccacaacctgggagcagccacagagaaggccctctcttgcatTCCCACCAGACATGCCTGAGAGGGCAGTGGACCACGAGGAGGacctcccctgaagatcttagaGGAGtcgagaaggctcatatggggagttATG ATGACGATTCAACCAgcgagaaagaagaagaaagaaacgtTCAGCGGGAAAGCCCCAGGGTGGCCAAGCCCCGTGCAGCTCTCTTGGGTAAATGTGATGCCAGTCACTGGAAAGAAGAAGCTGGGAAGAGTTGGCATGGCCCGTTGCCGGGTGGCATTTGGCAAGCTGACCAAAATGACAGAGACTTTGTTCGAAACAGAAGCAGCCAGCAAAAAAACGAGTTGGGAGAAATCCAGCACGTATGCTGTgaatgcgggaagagcttcagcaGGAAATCATCACTCAACCGGCATCTCAAAATCCACAGCGGAGAGAGACCTTACAAATGCTCCATCTGTGGCAAAAGTTTCCTGGAGAGGTCCAGGCTGACTATCCACACCCGAAGAGTGCACAATACAAAATCTCCTTCGGAAGGGGAACCCTACGAATGCTCAGACTGCGGCGAGATTTTGGCCACAAGAACCCTTTTCAGTGATCATCAGAGAATGCACACCGGTGAAATGACCTATCCGTGCCCTGACTGTGAGAAAAGCTACACAGAGGAGAGATACCTGGTGAGGCACCTGATGGCTGTACATTCAGGAGCCCATCTCTTTAAATGCCCTGATTGTGGGAGAGGCTTCATGAAGGAGAAAGAACTTGTGATGCATCAGTCCATGAACCACGTGGAGGACCATCGGTACTTGGGTCCTGACATCGGGGAGAATGAGCGGGAGAAATGGTCCCTAATGAAACACCAGAGGCTGCACGTGGGGGAGCTTTCTTGTCAGGGCCCACAATGCCACAAGAGCTATGGGGAGAACAAAGCCTCCACCCATTGTGGAGCAGATGAAACAGGGAAGCTTCTGGAACACCTAAAGCATGAAGCACACTTTGGAACAAATCTGTCTCATGCCATGGATAGAGGAGACGACACAGGGTATGTCTATATGTGCCCTGATTGTGGAAGAGGGTTCAGGAATGAGAAATGCTTTGCTAACCATAGAAGGATGCACATGCAAGAGCAACAGTATAAACAGGTAGTTGAAGGGAATGCCTTCAAAGAAGAAATGGCTGGAAATCAGGTCGTCCACATGAATTTGAAGTGCGAGACGTGCTTTGACTGTGGAAAGCCCATCTGTACCAATTCAGAGCTGGCCCTGCAGCCGAAGACCGAAGTGCAAGAAAATCTCCATCCCTGCCCTGATTGTGGGAAGATCTTCAGAGACACCCGATGCTTTGCTAACCATCAGCGAATGCATGCAAGTGAACCATCAGGAAACATCACCCATCATGAGGTCTTTGGGGAAGGAGAACTGCCTGCTGGCCAGCTGGAGACCTCTCTGAAGGAGAGGGGCTATGAATGCTCTAGCTGCAAGAGAGCCTACACGACTCATTATAACCTCAGGCGGCATCAGCAAATCCACCCAGAATGCAGATCCAACAAAAGCTGTAGCCAGGGGAAGGGGTTGGCCTGTAAAAGGTCCCTCACTGAGATCCAGAAGACTCAAGTCAAAGGGCCGCTCCATCAGCACAAATGCTCCTATTGTGGGAAAGTGTTCAAAGCAAAAAGCGTCCTCTATCGGCACCAGCAAATCCACATAAAAGGTAAGCCCTATAAATGCAATGTCTGTGGGAAAGCTTTTGCGCACAGATACACTCTCGCTCATCATCAGGAATCCCACATTGAAGAGAGACTCTATCAGCATAAATGCTCTTTCTGCAGGAAAGCGTTCAGAACCCAGTCATCGCTTCGTAGACACCAGCAGCTGCACATGGGTACCAAACCTTATTCATGCAGCATCTGTGGGAAAGCCTTTAGCTACAGATATGCCCTTACTCATCACCAGGAAATCCACGTGGAAGGGCAGTTCTACAAATGCACATTCTGTTGGAAATCCTTCCGCACCAATTATTCTCTCAACAGACACAAGCGCATCCACATGGACACAAGGTCTTATCAGTGTTCTGTCTGTGGGAAAGTTTTTGGGACCAAATATTCCCTCTTTAGGCATCAGGATATGcatgagaaaagaaatgcaagTAATTTATCTGGTGTTGGAAAAGATTTTGGTGGCAGCTCAAATCTGGCTCAGGATCCAGCTGGTGGTGCAGAAAACAATTCTAACAATTGGTCTGGCAATTTGGCTCTTCCTGGACATCAAGAAGTCCAGAGGGAAGGAAAGGACCCTGAATGTTTGGAGAATGTAGGCGGCCCCACCTATGCTAAACCCGAGCCCACCCAGGTAAAAGAACATGCTGTTCTAAGGTCAGAGTGTGAGACAACCTTCACAGACAACTTGAAGCTTCCTAAAGACCAAGTTAGCCACATTAACGAACATGTTAATAAATGGTTTGAAAAATCAATGTCCTTTAAGCATCATGGACTTGACATGGGAGGAGATGCCCCTGGATGCTCTGGAAATGTGGGTGGCTCGACCCTTGCCGAACCTCAAAACAGACCCATGAAAGAAAATTACATGAAAGGTATGGAGGGCGACCAAACTTTCAGTGAAGGCACATTACCCACTAAAGACCAAGCTAGCTGTACAGGAGGGAATGTCAACCAGTGGATGGATGGTTCTGTCTCCTCAGGACATCAGGAGGTCCATACAGGAGAAAATCTTTCTGCGTGCTCTGAGAATGGAGGAAACTTTATTGCCAACTTAACTCTTACTAAGCATCAGAGCACCAACTTAGGAGAAAATTCTATGGAAAGGCTGGATGGGAGGAAAAACATCAAGAACAGCTCAAGCCACACCGGCTGTCAGAGAGTAATCAAGGACAAGAAAAGACATACCTGCTCTGACTGCGGGAAATCCTGCCGAGATAAATATTCTCTCACTAGGCATCAAAGAATCCACAGCTCAGAGAGGCCATATCAGTGCCATATATGTAACAAAACGTTCCGCCTCTCCAAAGACCTTGCAAGGCACCAGACCACCCACTCAGATCTTAGACCATATTTATGCACCgaatgtggaaaatgcttcaAGACGAAATCCGCCATTGTCAAACACCAGAAGGCCCACAAAGGGGAGAAGCCCTATTGCTGTTCTTACTGTGGCAAAAGGGTCACAACAAGCTCCATTCTTCGTTGTCACCTGAGAATCCACACCGGAGAAAGGCCGTACAAGTGTGCGGTGTGCGACAAAGGTTATATGACAGGGTCTTCCCTTAAAAAACATTTggagacacattttaaaaatgaactccgAGGCTCCCATGGTATAAATCAGGTTAATCAGATTTCTTAA